cttctgtgtgacttatcgtttatccagtcagtaacactaatccttctgtgtgacttatcgtttatccactcagtaacactaatccttctgtgtgacttatcgtttatccactcagtaacactaatccttctagatccttctgtgtgacttatcgtttatccagTCAGTGACACTaatccttctgtgtgacttatcgtttatccagTCAGTAACACTAAcccttctgtgtgacttatcgtttatccagtcagtaacactaatccttctgtgtgacttatcgtttatccactCAGTAATACTaatccttctgtgtgacttatcgtttatccactCAGTGACACTAATtcttctgtgtgacttatcgtttatccagTCACTAACCCTTCTAgatccttctgtgtgacttatcgtttatccagTCAGTGACACTaatccttctgtgtgacttatcgtttatccagTCAGTGACACTaatccttctgtgtgacttatcgtttatccagTCAGTAACACTAAcccttctgtgtgacttatcgtttatccagtcagtaacactaatccttctagatccttctgtgtgacttatcgtttatccactcagtaacactaatccttctgtgtgacttatcgtttatccagTCAGTAACACTAAcccttctgtgtgacttatcgtttatccagtcagtaacactaatccttctgtgtgacttatcgtttatccactCAGTAATACTAATCCTTCTAgatccttctgtgtgacttatcgtttatccactcagtaacactaatccttctgtgtgacttatcgtttatccagtcagtaacactaatccttctgtgtgacttatcgtttatccactcagtaacactaatccttctgtgtgacttatcgtttatccagTCAGTAACACTAAcccttctgtgtgacttatcgtttatccactCAGTAATACTAATTTTTCTAgatccttctgtgtgacttatcgtttatccactcagtaacactaatccttctgtgtgacttatcgtttatccagTCAGTAACACTAAcccttctgtgtgacttatcgtttatccactCAGTGACACTAATtcttctgtgtgacttatcgtttatccactcagtaacactaatccttctgtgtgacttatcgtttatccagtcagtaacactaatccttctgtgtgacttatcgtttatccactcagtaacactaatccttctgtgtgacttatcgtttatccagtcagtaacactaatccttctgtgtgacttatcgtttatccactCAGTAATACTAATCCTTCTAgatccttctgtgtgacttatcgtttatccactcagtaacactaatccttctgtgtgacttatcgtttatccagTCAGTAACACTAAcccttctgtgtgacttatcgtttatccactCAGTGACACTAATtcttctgtgtgacttatcgtttatccagTCACTAACCCCTCTAgatccttctgtgtgacttatcgtttatccagTCAGTAACACTAAcccttctgtgtgacttatcgtttatccagtcagtaacactaatccttctgtgtgacttatcgtttatccactcagtaacactaatccttctgtgtgacttatcgtttatccactcagtaacactaatccttctgtgtgacttatcgtttatccagTCAGTAACACTAAcccttctgtgtgacttatcgtttatccactCAGTAATACTAATCCTTCTAgatccttctgtgtgacttatcgtttatccactcagtaacactaatccttctgtgtgacttatcgtttatccactcagtaacactaatccttctgtgtgacttatcgtttatccagTCAGTAACACTAAcccttctgtgtgacttatcgtttatccactCAGTAATACTAATCCTTCTAgatccttctgtgtgacttatcgtttatccactcagtaacactaatccttctgtgtgacttatcgtttatccactcagtaacactaatccttctgtgtgacttatcgtttatccagTCAGTAACACTAAcccttctgtgtgacttatcgtttatccagtcagtaacactaatccttctgtgtgacttatcgtttatccactCAGTAATACTAATCCTTCTAgatccttctgtgtgacttatcgtttatccagtcagtaacactaatccttctgtgtgacttatcgtttatccactCAGTAAAACTaatccttctgtgtgacttatcgtttatccagTCAGTAACACTAAcccttctgtgtgacttatcgtttatccactCAGTAATACTAATCCTTCTAgatccttctgtgtgacttatcgtttatccactcagtaacactaatccttctgtgtgacttatcgtttatccagTCAGTAACACTAAcccttctgtgtgacttatcgtttatccagtcagtaacactaatccttctgtgtgacttatcgtttatccactCAGTAATACTAATCCTTCTAgatccttctgtgtgacttatcgtttatccactCAGTGACACTAATCCTTCTAgatccttctgtgtgacttatcgtttatccactcagtaacactaatccttctgtgtgacttatcgtttatccagTCAGTGACATTaatccttctgtgtgacttatcgcTTATCCACTCAGTAATACTAATCCTTCTAgatccttctgtgtgacttatcgtttatccactCAGTGACACTAATCCTTCTAgatccttctgtgtgacttatcgtttatccactCACTAACCCTTCTAgatccttctgtgtgacttatcgtttatccactCACTAACCCTTCTAgatccttctgtgtgacttatcgtttatccactCAGTGACACTAATCCTTCTAgatccttctgtgtgacttatcgtttatccactcagtaacactaatccttctgtgtgacttatcgtttatccactcagtaacactaatccttctagatccttctgtgtgacttatcgtttatccactCAGTGACACTAATCCTTCTAgatccttctgtgtgacttatcgtttatccactcagtaacactaatccttctagatccttctgtgtgacttatcgtttatccactCAGTGACACTAATCCTTCTAgatccttctgtgtgacttatcgtttatccactcagtaacactaatccttctagatccttctgtgtgacttatcgttcATCCAGTCAGTAACACTAATCCTTCTAgatccttctgtgtgacttatcgttcATCCAGTCAGTAACACTAATCCTTCTAgatccttctgtgtgacttatcgtttatccagtcactaacactaatccttctgtgtcacttatcgtttatccactcactaacactaatccttctgtgtgacttatcgtttaaCCAGTCACTAACACTAATCCTTCTAGAGCTCTTACTCGTTTGGTCCTTTAATCCATCGCTATTATAATCCCATAAGATTTTATTACTTACACATTTAATAGGGAGGTATAAACTATCGATATTTCTTATCAGTCTAAACATACATTAAGTGTTTAAACATCATCCGGATGTAATTAAACTTGAGAGTCCACGCTCTTATCTAATTTTGCGAAATGCGTTTCTCTCTTCGAGCCCACGAAGACTTcctatttaaaaaacattaacaaataataataataaaagaaagtaaaagaagCTTTGGTGAAAGTCCTGCGTCTCGATGAAGCGACTGCCCTCGAAGTAGGCCACTAGGGAAGCGGGTGTTATGCGGCGTTATAGGCACGTGTTCAGAAACCCTTCTGTAACCACCACGGCATGCAGCTTACAAGGCCAAAGCTAAGGCCATTTCGAAACAGGAAGATGCAGTCACTGTTTTCTTGGGCGCTGCCTGTACAACATAGCCAGCCAAACAGGTCGGCCTTCTACGCGTAGGCATCCTGTCCGACGTGTTTATGACTACGTAAATAACGAGGCGAGGTCACAAGACCGTAACGGTGCACCACGTGGTCTCATTTCCAGAGGGGTGAACGGCTTACTGACCTAATTATTGGGGCCGGTTTCCCTTCCTGATGCGATTGTTCCTTTACCTCTCTCTCTACCCTTTCCGTAGGCCATTGAACCATCTGTATGGCCTCCGATAAAACTGGTCTGTTTATATTTTAGcctaaacaaagttaaaattttgaattttttgatATCAAAGGCAGGAACCCACACACAATATGCAATTAAACTAAACTTCATAAGATTTCTCTTATGCATGTATTTCGCCACTCTCACGAacgcccccaagtggcacagtagaatgcctgcggacttataccgctataaactgggtttcgatacttgaatggccagagcacagatagccctttaaaTGGGtttgtgcttagtaacaaacattgtttttttttatcaatattcatCCATTATTGTTTGGTTTAGCGCTTTCAAGTTCTCTATTCTGACTACAGATCTTTTCACACTTTTGAGatataaacacaatatattaatattatactcagaTATTTGACAAAATTAATTAATGCAGTAATGTGTATTGAGTCTGAAATAGTACACCAATGGGCACGTGGATTTTGTTATAAGGTTTTTCGTAACCGATGAATCCCGCccactatatattttttaaaataaaactccaACAGTCCCTTTCTGGAATCAGTATGATAAGGGTATAATTGTACCTCATATATGATTTTATGTATACTTATAGGCACGCACCACCAGTGGCTCAGTGGGACGTCAGTAGactcataacactaaaaaaccagctttcgatactcgtggtggacacgaaacagatagcccattgtgtatctttgtgtttaacaagcAACCAATCAGAGCTGTCAGTAGAATTGGCGTGTAGATACTACCGAAAGGTAGATATAACAAGGTTTTGCATACGCTACATGAATATATGAAGATATTAAAAAGGAGTGAGCCGCGAATTAACTTCTTCAGTGCCGAAAGGAAAATTACTCCGGTGACCAACAAGGAATGATTCACCTTGTTGTTTTTCTAGCTTTACAAATCCAAGACTTATTTCAATTCTCTTCAGTACAGGTATTCTTCACCGTTAGTATCGTCTTCAGTTTTTGTTTCACGATTATATACGGAATTTCCAGCAGTTTTAACCTTACCACTTTTTAAATCCTCTTTTATAATACGACCTTTCAGCCATAAGACCGTTATAAAcctacggttaatcccactatttgattagattagctcaagagttggcggtgggtggtgtttattagctgccttccctctggtccgttacttctaaattaggggcagctagttttatttacttgtactaaagcacaaagctacacagtgggctgtctgtgctctgcccacctcgggtattcaaacccggttctggcgttgtaagttcgcagatatgccgctgtgccactgaagggagggcagctagtttCAGTAATTGTGCGCAAAATCCAATAAAAACGGTGTTTAAGAAAGTCTCTAAAGTTTTACAGGTTCAGacccttaaaaataaaacagaagaagataacacattattatttcttgttactaAAACGCTTTATTCAAATACATATTGCCTGTTTTTATGTGAGCGCCATTCATCACGTTTAAACGAACTTTGACCCTAAATTTTCTTagtttatacatgtaaaaataccCCTAAATATCACCAATTTTTCCCCTGAAATATATCcctgtgtgtgtgtctgtctgtctgtcaaGGAAATAGGCATCACGACTCTGTGCAAGTGTTACATGAAGACAAATAGTTTTTTACAGCAtactaactttaaatatattgtttgttttttcgtatagtaaagccacatgaaGCTATTTGCTGAGtgcaccgaggggaattgaacccctgattttagcgttgtaattccgtggACTTATTGCTGTGCCAGCGGGGAACGACTTTTAACAGACCTGAACTACGAGTACATACGCATAAATATATCGAAACGGTTAAAAGTCATAATCGACTAAAGAATTAACGTCCACGGGTTTATTAACCCTATTTTTTTCAGTCATAATGAAGAAATGGTCTAGTTTTGAtttactggtaataaaacaagaacatcaATAACAGAATATTGTAGGCGGATGGAGAAGCCAAGAAACAAAACCATTGTTTGCAGGACAAATAGCCATTCGCAGCATTTGTACtcaatattgttgtaaaaatatgttgttaCATCAACCATTGTTAAGGTCAAAATTATTAGAcaaaataagatttgtttgtttgtattacaaACTTCAGATAAAGAACTACCTCAAAGAGGTTAATGTTCCTTACAATCATTTAGTTATGATTTTCATGTGACGTAGTAgtagtttttctttgttattattttactattgtatTTCTTTGATTTTCATTAGAGTATTTATCAAAAACATAATAGTATACACGTTATTTAATTTCCATAGTGCATATCGGTGTATAGAGGGCgtattaataatagaaataaacgaccttgtAACAAACACCAAAGTGTTTGCTTTTACGAAATTAAatactcaacgtttcgcttcacAGCTTCTTTAGTGACAGTGCAAAGCGTGAtttcggtttgtgttttagtgaacactCGTGAACAAAGCGTAAAGTGAAACGTTGAGTGAGtgttcaattaaataaaaacaacatttttgcgCTAGAGAGCcatctatttttattaataatatcaaaTCAATTGTAGTTCTGTTTTAGAAACCTGCGaaagtttaattctaaacaaaaaaaaaaaacgtttctggTCACTAGGTGTAAGGCCACGTTTTCTAATGTAGTGTGTTAGAAACTTTGTGTCCAACAAGATAACTTGTCTCATACAAGGAAATAATGACTTTGAGAAAAGGCTTAAAAAAGGCTGTTATATcaggaacaaaaagaaaaatgtgttatttctaCGTAACATTTGAgaggtttatttttaatgtttcattattaaacTCGTCTGGTTAGTGACTAGGTTCTGCCGACAACTTTCGGGAATTGCGAGGTCGCATTTCTCAGGTTGACTGGAGAAAACGGTCGCAGGTTTCCTGTGAGCCAGCctaaattcaacaaacatttttttttgaaaaacaatgtttaacaacaaaagagGAATTAGAATATAATCAGAATACTTGCCATCTCTGTGATCACTCATAGATATTAAGCCTTTTCTTAGTGGTCACGAGGTTTTATGTAACATCAAATTTCATTGAGGCACACGCTCGCCCAGTCGCTGAGCGCCTTTTCAAAATCTGGTctggactgtttttttttattttgttttgttttacacctTGTAGATGTTGCAATGCTTCTAATCTACACCACTGCTGGCTCTAACATTTTAAACTGACACAGAATCAGACAAATGAGACATGCCAAAAGTGTCACTTTATTACACTAAGAGTTCGCAATCTCCACAACATGAACTATGCAACATCCACAAAAGAAATTATACAGTTTAAACctgggaaatatatatatatatatatatatttgtttgttaaagtgAGCCTAGACACGAGACTTTGTCACGTTTCATCCGCTGTTTCTCAGGGTCTGCCTTCACAGGAACATTATTTTCTCATCCGCACCAATTATTGCACAGAACCATACAGAGGTTTACATCTCACACTTCACACTTGGCCAGTGTGGCATCCTGTTGCCTCCATCTTGGTATAGCTGGCTAACCCAGGAGCTGACTAGTCGGGGAAGATCCCCTTTCATTTTACAGGTGTTGAGACGATAATTTGAGGTCCTCCCGTCTTTTGATGGTTGCTCCACGTGTATGCGAGTTTCAAAAACCAAACATACTGCCAGGTACCAGTCGCTATCTACTGATGCTAGTGTTAAGTATAAATGGAACGTAAAACATCTTGCTCTGGAGCAATAGTCCAGCTGCTGCATGAACTTCTGGAAGGCGAGCTAGGAGGTCATTAAATCGACTGGGTTGCTGAGGGAAACGGTGCTCGGTGAATTCGCGAAGAATTGTTAAGTAACGTTCTTGGATTACCTCGAGTTCCCGTTGACCTTGGTACTTCTCTGTGGAAGAACAGGAAATTTGAGACTGACTTTAAATGTGAAGTTCTTGCTACTGATTCGAGTAAAGATTTACTAGAAACTTTACGTAGGGAATAcgaaaaaatgattttttttccctACTTTTTAGGAGTAGAAATTTTACAAAGTTACCAACAAATGACTTACTGGATGCTTGCATAAGTTCATTGTTGATAAACACTGCACGAATAATTCTTTGTGCAAATAATTAGTAATTGAAACGACATTGAAACTGTGATAATTTCTCTCACCTTGGTTAAGCATGATGATCACCTTGAGGCAAACATACTCTTCGACACACAACTTCATCCGTCGGAATGCGGAGCTCAGCTGGGTAAGATGCTCCACCAGGGGCCAGCTTCTAAACGTAGCTGCTCAAGCGTGATTGGGCGTCCCATCATAACAGCTAGACAGTTCTGAAGACGACAAAGGCCAGCAGCTATGTCCTGTTCAAGGCTCGTTTCAGAACCCTTGACCGGTCCGTGGATAGCCTGATAAGCACACGTGGTCAGCACCAGAAGCTCGTGCCATTTGTGGGTCAACAGCTGTGTGAGAAAGATCAAATGACAAATGAAGGCTTTAAGCGAGTTATGCTTTCACTAATTGACATATAAACATGAACGACTA
This genomic window from Tachypleus tridentatus isolate NWPU-2018 chromosome 10, ASM421037v1, whole genome shotgun sequence contains:
- the LOC143228858 gene encoding LOW QUALITY PROTEIN: hormone receptor 4-like (The sequence of the model RefSeq protein was modified relative to this genomic sequence to represent the inferred CDS: inserted 1 base in 1 codon), which translates into the protein MVLAAVREDRMPGGRNSGAVYNLYKVKYKKHKKGQKNGQVKQEQPKPPARYPQQQWANGQILKTALTNPADVMHLRHRLENCVTSSRDRQMPVEQALSMITQLIECDDFEDVATLSNLHDLLSVKSELSEKLCQIGDNIVFKLVQWTKRLPFYSELPVTVHTQLLTHKWHELLVLTTCAYQAIHGPVKGSETSLEQDIAAGLCRLQNCLAVMMGRPITLEQLRLEAGXLVEHLTQLSSAFRRMKLCVEEYVCLKVIIMLNQEKYQGQRELEVIQERYLTILREFTEHRFPQQPSRFNDLLARLPEVHAAAGLLLQSKMFYVPFILNTSISR